The genomic region CTGCACCGTGATTTGAAGACCCGACAGCTCCACTCGTATTGTGTCTGGCCAGAGTGTCCTTATGCACTTCTGCCCAAGAGTGATGTTGTGGTTTTCATGGATAGTAGTCACATGAAACCATTGGCAAGTGGAACATGGGAAGTGGTTCAGGCGGTACTTGGGTCTCAGATGGAAGATCTGAAAACCTATCCGCCTCGTTACCGGGTGCTCGGATTTCCGAGTGAAGAAGCACTGCGGCAAATCGGTTCAATTCCTCGTTTTCGCCTATGAATTAAGGAGTTTACGACAAGTAAGATATCGCGGCCAGAATGCTCGACTATGCGCTAAAGACGAACTACGATGGATCTACCGCTGAACGCTAGGCTTCGTTGATTTTGATGCATCTGGATTCACTACCGAAAAGCCATCTACCCAATAGCCAAACTCATGAATTCACATTGTGATCTCGGAAATTTGTCGGCTGGCGAACTTCGAGAACTCTATCATGTCACACAGGAGGATCTCGAGTTAATAGTCCAATACGGGCAGATCGTCATGCCGCACCTGGACACGTTCATCGGCGAGTTTTACGAGTGGCTTAGGACGCAACCGGAATTCGAACTCTATTTTTCAGACAATGCCACACTGCATCGGGTGCAGTCGCAACAGAAACGCTACTGGGAAGATTTCTTCTCCGCCGACATTAGCGAAGTGTACGTTCATAAGCGGAAGTCGGTTGGGGCCAATCACGCGCGAATTGGCTTGCCACTGCCGACCTATGTTTCTTCGATGTACCGTTCGTTGCGGATTTGGACCGACGTCCTTTACGACCACAGCCTGGAGGCTGAACGCTATGCTCGTTCGCTTAAGGCTATTACCAAGCTGATCATGTTGGATACGGCCATTGTGGTCGATACCTTCATGCGACAAACCAATTGCATTATTGCCGAGCAGCATGATTCGTTGATGCAGATGTCGACCCCGGTGACGGAGGTGTGGAATGACATCCTAATGTTGCCGATCGTCGGAATCATCGATTCCAAGCGCGCGCAAGACATCATGACAGCCGTACTGCACAAGATAGCCGACACCCACTCGCGTTGCCTCATTCTTGATATTAGTGGTGTGGCAGTTGTCGATACGGCCGTGGCAAATCACTTGATCAAAATCACCAAGGCGACTCGCTTGATGGGCTGCACTTGTACCATCTCAGGCGTTTCGCCGGCAATTGCCCAAACCATTGTGGAACTGGGTATCAACGTAGGAGATATACGCACAACCGCAACACTAAAGGACGCCTTGCGAGATGCGTTCAATGATTTGAAATTGGTTTTGCATGAAGATGGGGCTTCTTCATGATTCACGATTCAGGGGAAGTACCGCGTGTTCCCATGCAACTTGCCAGTGGTTGCCTGGTGGCGTCGATTCAAATCGACTTGAACGATGAGGTATTGTTCCGCTTCAAGCGAGATCTGTTAGAAGAGATTCGCCTGACCCAGACACGGGCTGTTTTGCTTGACGTATCAGGCGTCGACATTATGGATCGTGTCGAGTTCGAGGCAATCTGCGAAATCATGCGAATGTCTCGTCTAATGGGAGCACGTGCCATGCTCGTCGGCGTGAAGCCCGAGATTGCCTGCTCGCTGATGGATTTCGATCTTGATTTTCGCCAGATGGAAACGGCTCTGACGCTCGATCAGGCATTTCAGCAATTGAAACTAAATGGGGAAAGTAACGGAGGTCGCCACGAGTCAATGCGATGAACCTGCCGGAGATGCGGATATGGATCAGTACCGAAGCAAACTTAGCTCGTTCAATCATGGCATCTCGAAAGATGGCCGAATCGGCCGGACTTCAGGCAAACCAGGTCGCATTGGTCGCGACGGCCGTCTCGGAGCTTGCTCGCAACATCATCAAGTATGCCCATCATGGCGAAGTGATCCTTCGCTATGTCACCCACGGACCAAAACAGGGAGTCGAGGTAGTCGCCTGGGATCACGGTCCCGGGATTGAATGTGTTGAATCGGCAATGCGCGATCATCACAGCACCGGCGGAACACTGGGACTTGGACTTCCCGGCGTCAAGCGTCTCATGGACGAATTCGAACTACAATCCGAAGTCGGCAAGGGAACCAGGATTACGGTGAGGAAATGGAAGTAATGACGCCTCGCAAATTGGAAGCCGGTAGCTTCGTCCGAACAGCTAACGGCCACTTCGTTGGCGGCGATCTAGCGATCGTACGGTCGCACGAAGAATTTCTCTTTCTCGCCCTCGTGGACGTTCTAGGGCATGGGCCTCAGGCCTATTCCACAGCCCTGGAGTTGGAAGAGGTTATCCTTGGTTGGAATGACAAGTTTGACATTCTGGCCCTCATGAAAGCTCTGCATGAACATCAAAAGCAAGGTCGAGGCGCGGTCATCAGCCTCTGCACGATCGAGTCGATGACAGGGGATGTGCGTTATGTCGGCATTGGCAATGCTACCTGTCGCACGATGGGCGAGCATCCACACCATTTGCTGACGCGAGAAGGGGTAGTCGGTCATACGCTTAGAACGCCTTCGGTGGAACGACTGAATCTCGACCAGCACGACATCCTTCTGCTTTATAGCGATGGGGTATCGAGCCATTTTGAGATCGAGGAGCCATGTCAACTCTTCTTCGACCCGTTAGATAACGTTGCCCGGCGGGTGGTTGAAACGTTTGGCCGCAGCCATGACGATGCTTCGTGTATTGCGGTGAGGTATACATGAGGACGCACCTGGGCGACGTTCGTATTTTCGATCAATCGGCGGTCGTGGAAGTCCGCACGAAAGTGCTCAGCTTGACAGCCGCATTCGGTTTCGGGTCGGCCATGTCGACGCGCATGGCCACGATTCTTTCGGATCTGGTACGAGAACTTCTTAAGAACTCGGAACCTGGTGCGATGTTTGTCGATCTCGAAGATTCGCAAGGACATCTCACTCTCGGATTAAGATTTCTCACATCAGATACGGTGCAAATCTCGCCAGCCTTGCGAGAGGTGTTTGATGATGTCCGACAGTTGTCCAATGGAGAGTCTGTCAGAGAGATTTCGCTTCGGAAAACGATTCGCAACATGCCGGGCTCACTCACTCCGGAGTTCCTGGATTTTCAGCGAGATCGTATCAGTCTCAAATCACGCGCAGCTTTGCTTGAGGAACTGCGCGAGAAGAATCAGCAACTTGAACGGTACAACGCCCACCTCGAGGATCTGGTTCGCGAACGCACGAACGAATTGGAACTTACCAACCAGCGAATGCAACGTGACTTGGATGCCGGTGCAGAGTACGTTGCGCGATTGATACCCGAGCCCGTCACAGGGCAGATTTCAATCGATTGGCGGTATGTTCCCTCCGAAGAATTAGGTGGGGACGCTATGGGTTACCATTGGATCGATCCCGACCATATGGCGATCTATTTGCTCGATGTTACCGGGCATGGTATCGATTCGGCTCTTTTGGCCGTCAGCATAATTAACGTGGTTCGCGGGGCTTCGCTACCTGGAGCGGACTTTCGAAATCCGAGCGAAGTCCTCAAGCGGCTCAACCAGTCGTTCACGATGGATCTGCATGGCAACAAGCTTTACACCATGTGGTACGGTGTTTTTCATCGGCCCAGCCGAACCTTGACTTGGGGTGGCGGCGGACATCCCGATGCCCTGCTGTACGTCAAAGACTCGCGAGAGCCTGTCCGGCTTGCATCCGGAGGCCCCCTCATGGGCATGATCGACTGGCCTTATTTCGAGACCGATTCGATTATCATCGATTCCCCCTCAAGCTTGTTCCTTTACAGTGATGGTGTCTTCGAGATCCATAAAGAAGATGGGAAAGAATGGACGTTCGACGAATTCGTCGACTACATGAATATTCCGGTGCCCAAAGGGGATACAAAGATGGACGATCTTTACCGTTACGTCCGAGAGCTTTGTGGCTGCGAGCAACTGGGAGACGACTTTTCCATTCTCGAAATACGATTCGACCTGCCTGATCACCTGCCGGGAGAAGTGCACGGAGAGGGAGCGGCTATCTAATTAAGTGATCGATGTAAGCACCTTCGACCAGATCAGCCTGATCAATCGAGAGCTTTTGCATCAACTGGAGAGCGATCGCTTCTCCCTCGGTCTCGGTTTGAGAAGGATCGAGTACCACTTCCAATTCCAGGTAGCTTCCCAGGTCTTCTACCTCGTCGAGGTGAATGCGCGTCTGCCCGATCAGATATAGTGTCCTGGTCTTTTTGACAATGCCCACCGGTTCCAGCGCCAAAGTCAGCAGTTGGGAAAGCTGCTCGGGGTGAACAATGGGAACGCGAGAATAGTTCGAAGTCTTGGGCCCGGCGGATTCCGAACGACAATAAAAAATCAACTCGGCGTGCTCGCCGTTGATCTGCCGAAGTTTTAAACGCCCTTCGGGTACGCGATAGAACTGATCAATCTGCTCCAGAACGATCGGACCCGAATCCGCGATCGGAACGATTCGATCTTCGAGTTCCGATCGCTGGGAAAGTCGGGCCTTGATTTCAATATTGCGAGCCACGATCAGTCCTCGCGGTTAGACCATTTCGTCGGCAATAAAGCCTTCGAACGTTTGGCGACGGCGAATGATACGTGCTTTGCCGTCCTCGATCATCACTTCCGCAGCCAGCGGCTTCGAGTTGTAGTTGGAACTCATGCAGTAGCCATACGCCCCTGCACATTCAATAACCAGCAAGTCGCCAACCGCCGCAGGTGGAAGTTTGCGAGCACTGACAAAGCCACCTTCTTCTTGCGTGAAGATGTCCCCCGATTCGCACAGCGGGCCACCCACGATCACGTCGTGTTCTTCCCCGATGTGTTGTCCATCCTTGCGAGCTACCGAAATGGGATGATAGGCACCGTACATGATCGGTCGCGCGAGATTATTGAAGCCTGCGTCCGCAACGTAAAAAAGATTGTCCCCCATCTGCTTCACGGCGCGAATCTCGGTGATCAGATAGCCTGCTTCAGCTGATAGGTATCGGCCTGGCTCGATTTCGAGTGAGATGCTGTGGTCGAACGCCTTTTCCAGCTTCTTTCGGGTGGCGTCCCAAAGTTCGAAGTACTTTTCGAGATCGACATAAGTTTGCTGGCTGTTATAAGGAACCGGTAAGCCCCCTCCGGCGCTGATCGTCTTGATGCTTCGGCCGACTTCCAAGGCTGCTTTTTCCATCGAGTCGCAAACCTGCGAGAGGTGGTGCAAATCGGTGCCGCTACCGATGTGCATATGCAGGCCAGTAATCTGGAGTCCGTTCGCATCGGCCAGAAGCAGACAGTCATTCAGTTGCTCGTGCCAGATACCGTGCTTCGATTGCTGGCCGCCGGTGTTGGTCTTCTGGCTGTGCCCATGCCCAAATCCGGGATTAATCCGCAGCGTGATCTCTCGGCCTGGGGCAAGTTCGCCCAGCTGACGAATCATATCAGGAGAACCGCAATTGACGTGCAGACCATGTTCGACACAGAGCTCTAAAGCTTCGCGATCAAAGATGTCGGCCGTGTAGACGATCGGCGGCGGGTCGCCATGAACTTCGTAGCCTGCCGCAAGAGCTCGACGAATTTCCCAGGCACTGACCGCATCGACAACCACGTTGTTTTCGCGAACGAGCTTCAAAATGGCCAAGTTCGAGCAGGCTTTTTGAGCGTATCGGACGACGTCAAATGCAGCGAGATCTTGGATGCGCTGTACGATCGTCGCAGCGTCATAGACGTAGGTGGGAGTACCGAATTGAGTAGCCAACTGCTGAACGGAAACGCCGGCGATTTCCTGCCGAGAGGTCGAGAACGTGGGGACTTGTGGCATAGCGTGCACCAAAACTAAAAAGGGCGTGAATCTTAAGCTTTATTGTAGTGAGACACGGGGTTTCGCCCACCGGGCGCAAAAAAAGAGACCTTTCCGAAAAAAGGTCTCTCTTCCATGGGTCAAATTGTTCGAGCCTTGCTTAGAAAGCAGGGGCATCTTCAAAGTTTGCATCAGCTTCTGCGTTAGCAGCGTTCTGGGCTGCGACACCGGCACCGATTGCCTTGATCACGCCTTCTTCCAGCATCATACGTAACCGCATGTAACGCTGTTCCATGTCGACCGTTACCAGGAACTTGTCTGCTCCACCGGAAAGGGCTTCGATAGCGGCATCAACGCCTGGGACTGGCTTAGGAGCATTCTTCTGGATCCCCTTGAGGATGGGGAGAATCGCGACGTGCATTTGCACAACGCCCACCTTGGTATCGCTACCGGCGATCGAAGCGTCAATCGCCTTCTTCAAACGTGCCATCGCATCGTTGCCGCCGGACAGGTAGACGCTCTTTTCACCAATGCCAAGGATCACCTCAGGATTTTCGCCCAAGATGTCTTTTGCTTCGGGTGGGGCATCGTCCAGAGGAATTTGCATCACGTGCAAGCGAATTGCCTGATAAGTTTCGGCATCCCACTTGACTGGTGGAACTTCCCCATCGGCAGCGGCGAGCTTCAACAATTCCTTCACGCCATCTTCGACGCGTTGTCCGTCGGCGACATGGGCACCGGCCAGAAACGTTCCCTTGCCTCCGGTCATATCCAACATCAATCCGCTATCGATCGAGCCTGTGCGAGCCGTTTCAATCAGGGTATCGATGGCCAGATCGAGAATTTTTTTGGCCGATGCAAGTTCGTCACCTTCGAGATCGCCTTCTGTTTCCAACTGATGAATGACCTGCTCGCGGACGCTGTTCATCTGTTTATCCATCCGAGCAATATCGGCTTCGGATAGCTTTTGGGTTCCCTGGAAGTTAATAGCGGCTTCGCTGCTGGTGAAGCCGGAGAATTCGGTGCTCAGGTCCGAATTCAAGGCCATCATCTTCGCGAATTCACTTCCTTCGGCACCCGTGTAGGCAATGTCCAGGTAAGTGCCTTGCTTGGTGGCGTCGACATTCCAACCGATGATGATGTCTTCCAACTCGGTGAAAACACGTTCTATCTCGGCGACTTGATCGGCGATCTGCTGCTTACGCACCGCGAACTCTTCGTCCGTCTCATCAGCCTCTTGTTCCAGCGACAGGTCGATGCCCGTCTTCATCTGTTCCACAATGACGTTGCGGTAGATTTCAGGAATGTTTCCTGGAAAGAACTGCAGGGCCAGGTCGTACTGCTCTGGCAGGTCTTTCAGGAAAACGGTTGGGTCACCCACAGGATTGGCGAGCTTTTCCTGATCCATTGCCAAGATCGCCCAGTTGCCGGCATCTTTCACAAAGATCGGCATCTGGTTGGGGGTAAACATTTTGATGCCTTCGCCGACGTCTTGCGGTGGACCGATTTGCTCGGTGGCTGTGGTCAGCAACTTGTCGAAGTCAGACACCGGAAGGTATGCAGTCGGAGCGAATTCTTGACCGTTGGTCATGACCACCACACCCACGGGGCGCGTCTTATCGATCCCTTCGGTGAACGGAGTCGACAGCAGGGCAGCCATTCGACCGGCATCCGTCTGCCCGGCAGCATCGGCCAGATACTGAACGTCGGCCAGGATCTTCTTCACAGGGGCAACCGAGACCACGGCAACGGGCTTGAATTCGGCGTCCTGAGCGTGAAGTGCGACCAGCGGCATAGCGGCAAGCAACAAGCCTGCGATAGCCAGTCGACCACTTTGAATGAAATTGTTCACTGCGTCTGTCTCCTGAGAGGTGATCTTTTTTGGGAACTCTGCTACCGACCGAGCTGGCTGGGTGAGAATTCGTTGATTGGCCCATCCTTGGTGGGACTTTCCAAATGTACCGCAGACCGGGTGCGCGAGAAAGCCAAGGCAACTGCCTGGGGTGATGGGCGCATACCGAGTCCGTAGAGCCTACTCGGCGAATTCAATCACAGTTTCGCAACTGGTCAAAAAGTTTAGATCGCGCGACAGATCCCCAGGCGAAATAAGCGACTACTCGTCGATCAATTTCGACCGATGCAATTCATACCATTCCAGGGTAGAGTCGCTCAACAGAGCGAGCGCAATGAACTAACCTGGGGGATCTAGGCGAGAGTGCAGAGACCTCTCGCGGTACGAGCTTTAACGCTCTCGGAAGACAATTCGACCTTTGGTCATGTCGTAGGGGGAAAGTTCCACGCGGACACGATCACCAGGAACAATACGAATAAAGTGCTTACGCATTTTCCCAGCCACATGGGCCATAACCGTCGGGCCGACGTCCAGTTGGACGCGGAACCGCGTATTGGCAAGTGCTTGCGTCACTGTGCCTTCGACTTCGAGGGCCTCTTCTTTCTTGGACATAATACTCCTTGGGGTAAACTATGTATTCTTAAGTACGGGAGGGACAATGACAATCGTCCCAGCATTAGTATATCGGGATGTACCTCAAAATCAAACGCAGAATGAGCTTCTAGGGAAAAGCCGTAGCAGCGGCAAGAAAGGGGCTCGGGGTAGGCTGATTTCTGGCATGCACGAGCCTCCTTCGTGCAATACCCAAATTACCAAATAGCCCTAGTATGCAAGCTGTTTTTACAAGCGGTAGGCCGTAGTCAACACTTTAGGTGGTGTTGTCCGCAGTGGTTTCTGCAGGAGCATAGTCGAACATTCGGTAGGTCTTCGACTTCTTGGCCCCGCCGCGTTCAAGCGAAGCTCGGGAAAGGTGGTTACTTTCCAGCACCCACGAGAATTCCACCTCTTGGACCCCCCACTTCTTGATGTCTGGAACCAAGCGTTCCAGGATCACCAGCCCAATGCCCCAGCGCTGGTACTCGGGAACCACGTTCGTCGAGATCAGACGCATGTTCTTGATCGCCTTTTTATTCCATAAAAGGCGCATGAAACCGAACGGAAACAGCTTCCCGTCGATTTGCTTGATGCGTGGATTGTAGTCGAGCATGCCAAACATCGAGCCAATGACCTTGCCGTCCACTTCGCAAACGGAAGTCAGCTCTGGTACCAGCAAGTGCTTTAGGTCGTCGGCCATCTTGTCGACTTCGGCCGTGTCGATCGGTACGAAGCCCCATGTCCCAACCAAAGAGCGGTTGTAGTTATCAAGGAACGTATGCACGTCTTCTTTGAAACGCTTTCGATCCATTCGCCGAAGCTTCAAGTTGAAGCGACTCTTGGCCTCGTCCACGATGAATTTCAGCTTGGGATCTAACCCTTCCAGCATGTTGATATGGCCCCAAAACGCATACATGTCTTGGGTTTTCTCGTAGCCATAGTCGGTGATAAGCTTTTCATAATAGGGGGGGTTATACGTCATCATGAACGCAGGCGGCGTATCAAAACCCTCGATCAGGGTGCCTACCTCGTGGTTAAGCGAAGGGTTAGCTGGCCCCCTCATCTTTTGGATGCCTTGCTCGGCGAACCATGCTTTGACCGCGTCGAAAAGCGCGCCGCTCACTTCCGTGTCATCGATCGACTCGAAGAACCCCCAGAATCCGCGCTTCTCGTCGTATCGTTCGTTGTGCCCCACATTCAGGATCGCAGCGATGCGCCCGACAACCTGTCCAGCGCGTCGTGCTAAAAAACATTGAACCTTGTTTCGCGCATAAAAGGGGTGAGGGACAAAATTGACCAGTTCTTTCAGATTTTGCCGAAGCGGTGGTATCCAATTCGGATCGTCCCGATATAAATCCCATGGAAACTCGACGAACTCGTTTTGCTGACGCTTCGTAGTGACTGGCTCAGTGGTGATCGAGGACATTCGTCTCCGCTCTAGTCGAAAGTGATGGACGAAATTGAACTATATCGAGCCTCGAATCGGCTCGAGAATCCATTGCCGCGTTTGGGTGAAGTGCACCAATTAGGCAGCCACAACCATGCTCAACAATACCGAGATGGCAAATCCATCGCAAACCCGGCCCCGATACTTCATGCCCAAAACGCCATGTAACTGCATAATGGGACGAAACCTGTGAATTTTTTGTAAAACGGCTGTTGGTGCATGACAAATTTGCAATAATCTGAAGTTCATATGAGCAAATTGATATGAATTATCCATGTTTTAAACTTAGGCGAGTTTAAGACGGTGAACTAGTTCACCCTAAAGAATCCATTTGAAAGAGGCTGGTCGCGCTTGCGTGGCTGGTTCGGCCCCACAGGCACTGCCCCGTCTGTGGGGTTTTTTTATGCGCCGGCCAAAGCCTCGCCGGCATCAATTGGCGTGACTCTGGCTCCATCCGAGAGGGAAGCCGCAGGCGATACAAGGACCCGATCGCCTGACTTGATACCTTGTGTGACTTCGACATCCAGATCGTTCATCAGCCCTAACTTCAAGTTTCGACGTTCCAGTTTGCCCCCCGCAGCGACATACGCCTGCCAGGTACCCGAAACGTCACGAAAGATGGAGGAGCGGGGAATCACCAATGCCTGGGGCTTCTCTTCGGTGTAGATACGAACCTGGACACGATAGTCGACTCCTAAACCGTGCTGCTCAAGCACCGACGCGACTTGACCTGAATCGAATCGAAGTATGACGAGCACTCGCTGTTGTTCCACCCCAAGTGAACTCACTTTGGTGAAACCGGCCGGATAGACTCGCTCCACTTTCATGGGGATGCCCTGCCCTGCTTCTTTGCCCAGAGAAGGTCCATAGATCTCGGCTCGATCCCCGGGCTTAATCCGAGTGGCATCCTGACTCAGGATTTCAGCTTCGACTTCCAATTGCGAAAGTTGGCCGATCTCGAGCAAGGTCGTGCCTGCGGCAACTTGCTGTTCGCTGGTCAGCTGTTTGGTCAGCACAATACCATCGACCGGGCTGGTCATGGTCGATCGTTGCATGCGTAATTCGGCCGTTCGCAAACGAGCCTCTGCTTCGACCTTCTGCTGCTGGAGCACAGCGACGGACAGATCCTTCCGGTCAATGTACTGGGAAACCATGCTCGGAAGCAGCTTCGTAGCCGCGTCAATCGACAAGATGGCTTGGTAGGTTAACGCGTCGGTTTGAAAGTCGGTGTCGCTCTCGACCTTTTCCAGTTGCGCTCGATCAAGATCATCTTCTGTCTTGGCTCCTTTTCCGATGAGTTGTTGAACACGCTGTAAGTAGGTCGTTGCATATTCGAAGCGAGACCGACTTGCCGTCATTCGCGTTTTCGCGGCCTCTACCGTGTTTACCATGGAATCGACAAAGAATTCGGCCTGCTGCTTGGTCGTCTGTTCGACCGACTTGTCGCCTGTTTCACGAATTGATGCGGCCAACCGCTCGACGGCGGCCTTAGACTCGTCGTACTCCGCTTCGACATCTTCTTGGACGATTCTGGCGACGACCTCTCCCTTGGTGACATGGTCACCTTCTTCTAGCGTGATTTCCCCCAGGCGGGCATCGAAAGGCATCGAGATCACGTACGTTCGAGGCAGACGTGTCTTGCCCTGTTCATCGACGTATTCTTGAATCGGTTCCATGGAAGCCGTGATGACATCCACCTGTGGTCCGCCAGATTGCATGACGTAGAAAATACCTCCTACGACAAGAATGACGCCAACGACGATGGCAATCGATTTGATCATGGTAAATATCTTTCCGCTCGCGCAGGTAGAAGCAAGCTCAGTAGTCTACTCTCGAACTTTTAATGATTCTAACCAGTTCATACCGTGGATTTGCCATTGCACGACCGCGTGTGCCATAAGCGTGAAGAACAATGCGGTAATAAACGCGCTTACATAGATCCATGGTGCCGTCACGATCGGGAACCGCACCAGGTCCTGATCAATCATCTTGGTCATCAACTTGATGAGCACGTATCCGACCGGAAGTCCCAACACAGCGCCCAGCATATTAATCAGCAGACTCTCACGCAGAAACAACAGGCCAATTTCCCAGCGTGTGTATCCCATGGCCCCCATCGTGGCGACCTCACGCTGGCGTTCCGAGAGGTTCACCAGCGAAGCATTCAACACGTTGCCGAAGAAGATGGTGCCTGCGAAAACAACGATCATGCCGATCGCCACGTTCTGGTTCTGAATGATGGTCTCGCGCATGTTCTTGATCAATTCCAAGCGAGAATTGATCGCTTCCATGGCCGGCATCTGTTTGAGCGTGTGATAGAGTTCCCGCTGGGCTTTGTCCGTTTGATTGACTTTCAATTGGGCACCACTCATGGCGAACGACTCGCCGCGAATTCGGCAGAGATACTCGAGATCTGCGTACACGTTTAACCCGAATTGGCTTTCGCTGACAACCGCCAGGGGAACATGGACTGGATCGCGACGACCCGACTTCGGTCGAATCTCGACCAGGTCTCCCACGTTCAAACGAAGGTGATCGGCCAGACGGCGTTCCATAACCAGCCCGACACTGGGAATATTGATTCGACGTTTGTCCTTGTCGGTCGGAACGGTCAATTGAGCGTTGTTGATGATTCCTTGAATGGCTCCTTGCCGCTCATGTGGTCCATTCACAAAGTCGCAGGCCACGCTAAAGAGTGGTTCCACCCGATCGACCCCAGGCAAATGAGACAGGTCATACCAGGCCTCGCGGTCGAGCGCATCTTTGAACGTTAGATCGATGTCACTGCGATTACGCAGTTCGAATTCGTCGCGGATGAAGTATTCAGTGGCTTCCATCATCATCAATCCACTGATCAAAATGCCTGCCCCGACAGTCCCGGCGAACAGGGCAACTGCCGTGCGCGTGCGATGACGCACCATCGATCGTAGTGTCACACGCCAGCCAGGAGAAAGCTCGTTCCATAGCAGCGTGAAGTGTTCCAAGAAGATCCGACCACCCTTCGCCGGTGGTTCGGGACGCATCGCTTCGGCCGGCCGTAATAGCAACATCTGCCGGGCACCATAAAGGCTGCCAAGCATCGCGCAGACGATACTTACACTCCAGCCAATGACATGCGTTCGCAGATAGAAGTCGTTTCGCAGATCGGGAAATTGAAAGAACTGTTGGTACTGCGACAACATGCCCAGTGTGACGAGCGTTCCGAGCCCACTGGCCAGAATTCCAGCGACCATGCCGACCGCGGTCCCGAATTTCAAGAAGTGTAAGAAGATCGTCCCATCGGTGTAGCCCAACGCCTTGAGGGTTCCGACTGTCGTACGCTGCTGTTTGGCCAGGCGGGTCATCAGGACGTTTAGAATCAAAGCCGCAACAACCAGGAACATGCTCGGAAGAAAGCTCGACATGCTACTCAGTTGAGAGATCTCGTTGCTGACGAAGTAGTTCGAGGTAAAGTCCTTGAGCAGCGTGGCCGAGATGAATCCCGACGACTCCAACTTCCGTTCCGCTAAATCGAGAACCGCATTCTCTCCCTTGCCAATATCAGGCGTAAATTGCCCGATCACCTGGTTGGCGGCTCCCTCGAAATCAAAGAGTTCTTCCATCTGTTTGCGCGGCAGATAGAACACGCCAAAGTTTTCGGGATCGGGCGTCAGGCTGCCGGGACCGATCAGATAAGTGAATTCCGAACTGATCGCTGTGCCGACAATCAGAAACTCTTCACGACGATTGTTGAGCAGTAGGTGCAGTTTCTGACCTGGATGAAGGCGATTCGCCTCGGCGAACTTGTCGTTCACGATCACCTCTGGCTCGTCACGATCGGAGAAGTAGTCGCCGCGAATCAGCACGATATCGTTGGTCACCGCTTGCCGGCGATCGGGCATTGAGATCACCGTTCCGTTGAGTGGTCGCATCCTTTGATCGAGATCGACCGTCACCGGAAATTGAATTCGATCCTGCCAACTTCGGATGCCAGGCAAATCGTTCAAAATCTCCAACTCAGCAAGGGGAGCTTTCTTTAGGTCGATCCAGAAACTGGCCATGCGGCACTGGCGATAGTAGCGATCTTTTGCGGCCCGCATGTTGTAAAAAGTCGACTGCATGCCGATCAGCAGAGCCGATCCGAGCATCATGATGCTGATAATGGCGATCAACA from Blastopirellula marina harbors:
- a CDS encoding N-acetyltransferase, with translation MSSITTEPVTTKRQQNEFVEFPWDLYRDDPNWIPPLRQNLKELVNFVPHPFYARNKVQCFLARRAGQVVGRIAAILNVGHNERYDEKRGFWGFFESIDDTEVSGALFDAVKAWFAEQGIQKMRGPANPSLNHEVGTLIEGFDTPPAFMMTYNPPYYEKLITDYGYEKTQDMYAFWGHINMLEGLDPKLKFIVDEAKSRFNLKLRRMDRKRFKEDVHTFLDNYNRSLVGTWGFVPIDTAEVDKMADDLKHLLVPELTSVCEVDGKVIGSMFGMLDYNPRIKQIDGKLFPFGFMRLLWNKKAIKNMRLISTNVVPEYQRWGIGLVILERLVPDIKKWGVQEVEFSWVLESNHLSRASLERGGAKKSKTYRMFDYAPAETTADNTT
- a CDS encoding efflux RND transporter periplasmic adaptor subunit, with protein sequence MIKSIAIVVGVILVVGGIFYVMQSGGPQVDVITASMEPIQEYVDEQGKTRLPRTYVISMPFDARLGEITLEEGDHVTKGEVVARIVQEDVEAEYDESKAAVERLAASIRETGDKSVEQTTKQQAEFFVDSMVNTVEAAKTRMTASRSRFEYATTYLQRVQQLIGKGAKTEDDLDRAQLEKVESDTDFQTDALTYQAILSIDAATKLLPSMVSQYIDRKDLSVAVLQQQKVEAEARLRTAELRMQRSTMTSPVDGIVLTKQLTSEQQVAAGTTLLEIGQLSQLEVEAEILSQDATRIKPGDRAEIYGPSLGKEAGQGIPMKVERVYPAGFTKVSSLGVEQQRVLVILRFDSGQVASVLEQHGLGVDYRVQVRIYTEEKPQALVIPRSSIFRDVSGTWQAYVAAGGKLERRNLKLGLMNDLDVEVTQGIKSGDRVLVSPAASLSDGARVTPIDAGEALAGA
- a CDS encoding ABC transporter permease; protein product: MKTLNRKLLRDLFAARGLLIAIISIMMLGSALLIGMQSTFYNMRAAKDRYYRQCRMASFWIDLKKAPLAELEILNDLPGIRSWQDRIQFPVTVDLDQRMRPLNGTVISMPDRRQAVTNDIVLIRGDYFSDRDEPEVIVNDKFAEANRLHPGQKLHLLLNNRREEFLIVGTAISSEFTYLIGPGSLTPDPENFGVFYLPRKQMEELFDFEGAANQVIGQFTPDIGKGENAVLDLAERKLESSGFISATLLKDFTSNYFVSNEISQLSSMSSFLPSMFLVVAALILNVLMTRLAKQQRTTVGTLKALGYTDGTIFLHFLKFGTAVGMVAGILASGLGTLVTLGMLSQYQQFFQFPDLRNDFYLRTHVIGWSVSIVCAMLGSLYGARQMLLLRPAEAMRPEPPAKGGRIFLEHFTLLWNELSPGWRVTLRSMVRHRTRTAVALFAGTVGAGILISGLMMMEATEYFIRDEFELRNRSDIDLTFKDALDREAWYDLSHLPGVDRVEPLFSVACDFVNGPHERQGAIQGIINNAQLTVPTDKDKRRINIPSVGLVMERRLADHLRLNVGDLVEIRPKSGRRDPVHVPLAVVSESQFGLNVYADLEYLCRIRGESFAMSGAQLKVNQTDKAQRELYHTLKQMPAMEAINSRLELIKNMRETIIQNQNVAIGMIVVFAGTIFFGNVLNASLVNLSERQREVATMGAMGYTRWEIGLLFLRESLLINMLGAVLGLPVGYVLIKLMTKMIDQDLVRFPIVTAPWIYVSAFITALFFTLMAHAVVQWQIHGMNWLESLKVRE